Proteins from one Juglans microcarpa x Juglans regia isolate MS1-56 chromosome 1S, Jm3101_v1.0, whole genome shotgun sequence genomic window:
- the LOC121246012 gene encoding probable pectinesterase/pectinesterase inhibitor 21, with protein sequence MAHGGYNDASNGGNQNKSKKYSIIGLCSALMVAMVVAVAVGANRGANDDPKPSSTEEVSTSMKSVKAICQPTDYKETCEKSLSSAAGNTTDPKELIQVGFHVAMQELGTAMANSTTLKELANDPRAKQALENCKELLEYAVDDLQESFEKIGNFEVSKLDDYLADLKVWLSGAITYEQTCLDGFENTTGDAGDKMKTILKTSQELTKNGLAMVAEISTILTDLQIPGMKRLLSVETDQDRDEVDEVPSWLSEGQRKLLAATNISADVVVAKDGSGKYKTINEALADIPKKNSKTFVIYIKEGVYQETLILDKDKTFVTMIGDGPTKTKITGNKNFVDGTPTFKTSTVSVVGNNFMAKDIGFENSAGAAKHQAVALNVQSDLSIFYNCQIDGYQDTLYAHTHRQFYRDCTISGTIDFIFGDASAVFQNCKMVIRKPMENQQCIVTAQGRSYEREDTGLVLQGCTITAEPAYLPMKDKNKAFLGRPWRQYSRTIIMQSHIEGIIQPEGWLPWMGNFALDTCFYAEVGNMGPGAGLANRVKWRGIRTLTLNQAQQFTPGTFLGGNSWIQPTGVPYVPGLL encoded by the exons atggCGCACGGAGGATACAACGATGCCTCCAACGGTGGAAACCAGAATAAGAGCAAGAAGTACAGCATTATCGGCTTGTGTTCCGCTCTTATGGTGGCCATGGTGGTAGCTGTGGCTGTTGGTGCAAACCGCGGTGCGAATGATGATCCTAAACCCAGTAGTACCGAAGAGGTTTCAACATCAATGAAGTCAGTCAAGGCCATTTGCCAACCCACCGACTACAAAGAAACTTGCGAGAAAAGCCTGTCCTCCGCAGCTGGGAACACCACCGACCCCAAAGAGCTAATCCAGGTCGGCTTCCATGTCGCAATGCAGGAACTTGGCACAGCAATGGCAAACTCTACCACGTTGAAAGAGCTGGCTAACGACCCCAGAGCGAAACAGGCCTTGGAGAACTGCAAAGAGCTTCTTGAGTATGCCGTAGATGATCTCCAAGAATCTTTTGAAAAGATCGGTAACTTCGAAGTTAGCAAGCTTGACGATTACCTTGCTGACCTCAAGGTTTGGCTCAGTGGTGCAATCACTTACGAGCAAACTTGCTTGGATGGTTTCGAGAACACGACTGGTGATGCCGGGGACAAGATGAAGACTATCCTGAAGACATCACAAGAACTAACCAAGAATGGCCTTGCCATGGTAGCAGAGATCTCGACTATCTTGACCGACCTTCAGATTCCTGGGATGAAACGGCTTCTCTCAGTAGAAACAGATCAGGATCGTGACGAAGTCGATGAGGTCCCTTCATGGCTCAGTGAAGGGCAACGGAAGCTCCTCGCGGCGACGAACATTAGTGCTGACGTGGTGGTGGCCAAGGACGGAAGTGGCAAATACAAGACTATCAATGAGGCTCTTGCTGACATTCCCAAAAAGAACAGCAAAACCTTTGTGATTTATATCAAGGAAGGAGTATATCAGGAGACTCTGATTCTTGACAAGGACAAGACCTTTGTGACTATGATTGGAGATGGTCCCACAAAGACCAAAATCACCGGAAACAAGAACTTCGTCGATGGAACCCCAACATTCAAGACCTCAACAGTTT CGGTGGTTGGAAACAACTTCATGGCCAAGGACATTGGATTCGAGAACTCTGCAGGAGCTGCGAAGCACCAGGCTGTGGCACTGAACGTCCAATCCGACTTGTCCATCTTCTACAATTGCCAAATCGACGGGTACCAAGACACCCTTTATGCCCATACCCACCGCCAGTTCTACCGCGATTGCACCATCTCTGGGACCATCGACTTCATCTTTGGTGACGCATCTGCGGTGTTTCAAAATTGCAAGATGGTAATCAGGAAGCCAATGGAGAACCAGCAGTGCATCGTGACAGCCCAAGGAAGGTCATATGAGCGTGAGGACACCGGGCTCGTCCTCCAGGGATGTACTATCACCGCCGAGCCAGCGTACTTGCCGATGAAGGACAAGAACAAGGCTTTCCTTGGTAGGCCATGGAGGCAATACTCAAGAACCATCATTATGCAAAGCCATATCGAAGGCATCATCCAGCCTGAGGGGTGGTTGCCATGGATGGGTAACTTTGCTCTCGACACTTGCTTCTATGCTGAGGTCGGCAACATGGGTCCGGGTGCCGGCCTCGCAAATAGAGTTAAATGGCGAGGCATCAGGACACTCACTCTGAACCAAGCCCAACAATTTACTCCCGGTACCTTCCTTGGTGGCAATAGCTGGATCCAACCCACGGGGGTGCCCTACGTTCCTGGCTTGCTTTAA
- the LOC121246013 gene encoding condensin-2 complex subunit H2, whose amino-acid sequence MTNPREEPSGFHTVHPERDLESNWEVDLANRLEEYLLKICSGEIPEDGQVPINFAEAALLLQGSVQVYSRKVEYLYSLVLRALEFLSEKRQQDQLEHTSTQPEESGFHPVADVENDLFWGLDDVQVEANNCLDSPAGKDAPFKHFLKPPTNLVVLEGDCLDISADGGELESYLLATNDLYQDFILLDLCDAVAVDEFLKGNKAGKGQNGTHRGSSAHRSFQSPTRHSGGTVHKSSLRKSQDASISQFPGPNSNSDVNNNNVGADPPACENFNGNNWGSDMDERYSEPGDFDDEDDNDPWKPLNPHEPGNLKVKPFRKVKAFKRNGFNSSKGASITTIFPLARLHGAISPELTEIWEMRHHAFERQRESQSPPLYEKLRQSLIDGGHETFNTFCNPDDEKENYHYDSGIPDFGEPDFDDLPENMCMHEDIPVHNEKGDDDAAHFDTNEDFRQDPNSHTSLEDLCRSHLDALLASIAETENQTELAARVLTWKQKIEHNLEEQESCPPFDIHEYGDRILDKLSLEACSGDVMSFGDVVKGQEKYDVARSFSALLQLVNNGDVGLDRSGCDGKSICHTDVNPFHILLLSHDKKREETVLQVTKKRAKSPTGKECTKSNMDKSRKEKFPVVRSSSRGYRSNCKFSGKLGTIGNVRCTPEGKRRRRSRFTEPVDLHSAG is encoded by the exons ATGACTAATCCTCGAGAAGAACCAAGCGGCTTCCATACGGTGCATCCGGAGCGTGACCTGGAGTCTAATTGGGAGGTGGACCTCGCCAACAGACTCGAAGAGTACTTGTTGAAGATTTGCTCCGGTGAGATCCCAGAAGACGGTCAAGTCCCAATCAATTTCGCCGAAG CTGCTTTGCTACTTCAGGGTTCGGTGCAGGTGTATAGTCGAAAGGTCGAATACCTCTATTCTTTGGTTTTGCGTGCTTTGGAGTTCCTTTCTGAGAAGAG GCAGCAGGATCAGTTGGAGCACACATCAACCCAGCCTGAAGAAAGTGGTTTCCATCCAGTTGCTGATGTAGAAAATGATCTGTTTTGGGGCTTAGATGATGTCCAAG TGGAAGCCAACAATTGCTTAGATAGTCCGGCAGGCAAAGATGCTCCTTTCAAGCACTTTTTGAAGCCCCCTACAAATCTAGTTGTTCTTGAAGGTGATTGCTTAGACATTAGTGCTGATGGTGGGGAATTAGAGTCATATCTG TTGGCCACCAATGATCTATACCAGgactttattttattagatcTATGTGATGCTGTAGCAGTTGATGAATTTTTGAAGGGAAATAAGGCTGGTAAAGGCCAGAATGGTACTCACAGAGGTAGCTCAGCTCACAGGAGCTTCCAATCTCCTACAAGACATTCTGGAGGAACAGTGCATAAGTCATCTCTTAGAAAGAGCCAAGATGCTAGCATCAGTCAATTTCCTGGGCCTAATAGCAACTCcgatgttaataataataatgttggGGCAGATCCTCCTGCTTGTGAAAATTTCAATGGCAACAATTGGGGATCAGATATGGATGAAAGATATTCAGAACCTGGGGATTTCGATGATGAGGATGACAATGATCCTTGGAAGCCCTTGAATCCCCACGAACCTGGGAACTTGAAAGTGAAGCCTTTTAGAAAAG TAAAAGCTTTTAAAAGGAATGGATTTAATTCTTCAAAGGGAGCTTCTATAACTACAATTTTTCCACTCGCTAGATTGCATGGTGCTATTAGTCCAGAGCTCACAGAAATCTGGGAGATGCGACATCATGCTTTTGAAAGACAAAGGGAGTCCCAGTCTCCTCCATTATATGAGAAG TTGCGTCAGTCACTTATAGATGGAGGGCATGAAACTTTTAATACCTTTTGTAATCCTGATGATGAGAAAGAGAACTACCACTATGATAGTGGGATCCCTGATTTTGGGGAACCTGATTTTGACGACTTGCCTGAGAATATGTGTATGCATGAAGATATACCTGTTCACAATGAAAAG GGTGATGATGATGCTGCTCACTTTGATACCAATGAAGATTTTAGACAAGatccaaattctcatacaagCCTTGAAGATCTTTGTCGGTCTCACCTG GATGCTCTACTTGCTAGCATAGCTGAAACTGAGAATCAGACTGAATTGGCTGCCCGGGTTTTGACATGGAAACAGAAAATAGAGCACAACTTGGAGGAGCAA GAATCATGCCCTCCATTTGATATACATGAGTATGGTGATAGAATTCTAGACAAACTATCCCTTGAAGCATGCAGTGGAGATGTCATGTCttttggtgatgtggtgaagGGACAGGAGAAGTATGATGTGGCTCGAAGCTTTTCTGCTCTTCTTCAATTG GTAAACAATGGAGATGTTGGTCTAGATAGGAGTGGATGTGATGGCAAGTCTATATGTCACACTGATGTGAATCCTTTTCACATTCTTCTCCTCAGCCATGACAAGAAGAGAGAGGAAACAGTACTCCAGGTAACAAAAAAGAGAGCTAAATCTCCAACTGGGAAAGAGTGCACCAAAAGCAACATGGACAAGTCCAGAAAAGAGAAATTTCCAGTTGTACGTTCGTCCTCAAGGGGATATAGATCAAATTGCAAGTTTTCTGGGAAGCTTGGAACAATAGGCAATGTACGGTGCACTCCTGAAGGCAAGAGGAGACGAAGGTCAAGATTTACTGAGCCAGTTGACCTACACTCTGCAGGGTAA
- the LOC121246014 gene encoding RING-H2 finger protein ATL2-like, translating to MLSLDPLFRATSLPFPLLHSRFHSLSLSLSLSLSLSHYRSTMADNHTRGWVDYPRSPEPAYALSGKIMLSAIVILFFVVILMVCLHLYARCYLLRARRRRRQTQLVFYVDSDNPNHAAPTVSTRGLDASVLNSLPVFLYSSKTHPETTPDCPVCLSEFEENEKGRTLPKCGHTFHIECIDMWFQSHSTCPLCRSAVEPGQVSESPDEVVLAVGGPERIDAGSSSGLCSDCEHDYEQVGQPSSSIAARRKPMELVGVSIEVPRRNESFGDESNSPASQRGFKSPLSRMLSLKRILGREKRASVSPTSANAASCSSATEPDIERGAVDESRQTQV from the coding sequence ATGCTATCCCTCGATCCTCTTTTTAGAGCGACCTCCCTCCCTTTCCCCCTTCTGCACTCTCGatttcactctctctccctctctctctctctctctctctctctctctcactaccGGAGTACAATGGCCGACAACCACACGAGGGGGTGGGTAGATTACCCTCGGAGTCCCGAACCTGCCTACGCCCTCAGCGGCAAGATTATGCTCAGCGCCATTGTTATATTGTTCTTCGTTGTTATCCTCATGGTCTGCCTCCATCTCTACGCCCGCTGTTACCTCCTCCGCGCACGTCGCCGACGTCGCCAAACCCAACTCGTTTTTTATGTGGACTCCGACAACCCCAACCACGCCGCCCCCACCGTCTCCACCCGCGGCCTCGATGCTTCCGTGCTCAATTCTCTTCCGGTTTTCCTTTACTCCTCCAAGACCCACCCGGAGACAACCCCTGATTGTCCTGTTTGCCTCTCCGAATTTGAGGAGAACGAGAAGGGTCGGACCCTACCCAAGTGCGGCCACACCTTCCACATTGAATGCATCGACATGTGGTTCCAGTCCCACTCCACTTGCCCACTCTGCCGGTCCGCTGTTGAACCTGGCCAAGTATCTGAAAGCCCGGACGAAGTCGTGCTTGCCGTCGGTGGACCTGAGAGAATTGATGCAGGTTCGAGTTCGGGGTTGTGCTCGGATTGTGAGCACGACTATGAGCAAGTGGGTCAGCCTTCGTCGTCGATTGCGGCCCGGAGAAAACCCATGGAGTTGGTGGGTGTCTCCATTGAGGTCCCGAGGAGGAACGAAAGCTTCGGGGACGAGTCGAACTCCCCAGCGAGTCAAAGAGGTTTCAAATCGCCGCTGAGTCGCATGCTGTCATTGAAGAGAATACTCGGCAGAGAGAAGAGAGCGAGTGTGTCACCGACCTCAGCAAACGCAGCGAGCTGTAGTTCGGCGACCGAGCCGGATATTGAGCGAGGAGCCGTCGATGAAAGCCGGCAAACGCAGGTCTAA
- the LOC121246015 gene encoding uncharacterized protein LOC121246015 — MSNKSPVFPMPEPLHFSDYGFDPQIDYFQVLEEARKHKSETARSIDSIHFKLQKPVSKDESKKNHKAKKKRWWRSALLFFKWKWMPHHHGHDRYRDHDHEDVHHARARAFRASISGPVCITEGTSGSATPYPRTDTSRSSSGPLAGMFTPVRKDESDIPYLSLRNLNMEQQQRCSTSAMPIYLVT; from the exons ATGTCCAACAAGTCCCCAGTATTTCCGATGCCAGAGCCCCTACACTTCAGCGACTATGGCTTTGATCCTCAAATCGACTATTTTCAG GTGTTAGAAGAAGCAAGGAAGCACAAGAGCGAGACAGCAAGGTCTATAGATTCCATCCATTTCAAGCTCCAGAAGCCTGTATCCAAAGACGAGTCCAAGAAGAACCACAAGGCCAAGAAGAAGCGGTGGTGGAGAAGCGCCCTTCTCTTCTTCAAATGGAAGTGGATGCCCCACCACCATGGTCATGACCGTTATCGTGATCATGATCACGAGGACGTTCATCACGCTCGAGCTCGTGCCTTTAGGGCCTCGATATCAGGCCCTGTGTGCATCACGGAGGGCACAAGTGGGTCTGCCACGCCGTACCCTCGTACGGATACTAGCCGGTCCTCCTCAGGTCCTCTCGCCGGAATGTTTACCCCGGTGAGGAAGGATGAGTCGGACATACCTTATTTGAGCCTGAGGAATCTTAACATGGAGCAGCAGCAAAGGTGCTCGACCTCTGCAATGCCCATATATTTGGTTACTTGA